The following are encoded together in the Echinicola jeungdonensis genome:
- a CDS encoding VOC family protein, whose protein sequence is MKFEHFAINVKQPNEMCDWYEKHLGLKVVKKMDHSPYMTFLADESGTIMLEIYNNSKAPILDFELQHPLVVHLAFVSDDPSRDKEKLLAAGAEEVSDDLLEDGSHLVMLKDPWGLAIQLCKRANPMLKPW, encoded by the coding sequence ATGAAGTTTGAACATTTTGCCATTAATGTAAAACAGCCCAACGAAATGTGTGATTGGTATGAAAAGCATTTGGGATTAAAGGTAGTTAAGAAAATGGACCATTCTCCTTATATGACTTTTTTGGCTGATGAAAGTGGAACCATTATGTTGGAGATTTACAATAATTCAAAAGCTCCAATATTGGACTTTGAATTGCAGCATCCCTTGGTGGTACATTTGGCATTTGTTTCAGACGATCCTTCCAGGGACAAGGAAAAGCTTTTGGCAGCTGGAGCTGAAGAGGTAAGTGATGATTTACTTGAGGATGGTTCTCATTTGGTCATGTTGAAAGACCCATGGGGGTTGGCCATTCAGCTTTGCAAAAGAGCTAATCCTATGTTAAAACCCTGGTAA
- a CDS encoding glycoside hydrolase family 28 protein yields the protein MMKSIKNNQFYLGLLLVILVWGCSGSKNEKTKDPWDELPGILEQIKAPEFQDKTFSITDFGAVADGETDASEAIQKAIEACSMAGGGKVVVPSGEFATGPIHLKSNINLHLEEGARLLFSTDPKDYLPMVYTRWEGVELMNYSPLIYAFEAENIAVTGEGVLDGQANATNWWPWKGKSQYGWEEGMPMQEDVDKRPALFEMAENGVPVEERKFGEGYYLRPQFVQPYRCKNVLIKGVTIVNSPMWILNPVLCENVTIEGVTVESHGPNSDGCDPESCKNVLIKDCFFNTGDDCIAIKSGRNADGRRIDVPSENIIIQNCKMADGHGGVVIGSEISGGVKNVFAENCEMNSPHLDRALRIKTSSMRGGVIENIYLKNIQVGQVAQQVVRVNMFYEDSGAYVPTVRNIQVENMDVKNGGEVGILLEGYENSPVENLLLKNVKIEEVKENYSFSNVKNIQFENVEINGSKIDLEQP from the coding sequence ATGATGAAAAGCATTAAAAATAATCAATTTTATCTTGGGCTCCTTTTAGTTATTTTGGTTTGGGGATGCTCCGGTTCAAAAAATGAAAAAACCAAAGATCCATGGGATGAACTCCCTGGAATCCTTGAACAAATAAAAGCACCAGAATTTCAGGATAAGACATTTTCAATAACAGATTTTGGTGCCGTAGCTGATGGGGAAACCGATGCCAGTGAAGCCATCCAAAAAGCAATTGAGGCCTGCTCCATGGCCGGTGGTGGAAAAGTAGTTGTTCCCTCCGGAGAATTTGCCACTGGGCCTATTCACCTAAAAAGCAATATCAATCTGCATTTGGAGGAAGGGGCAAGGCTACTATTTAGCACGGATCCCAAAGATTATCTTCCTATGGTTTATACCCGCTGGGAAGGAGTGGAACTGATGAATTATTCCCCTTTGATATACGCGTTTGAGGCGGAAAATATTGCTGTCACAGGAGAAGGTGTACTGGATGGCCAAGCCAATGCAACCAATTGGTGGCCTTGGAAAGGCAAAAGCCAATATGGTTGGGAAGAAGGGATGCCGATGCAGGAAGATGTTGACAAAAGACCTGCGTTGTTTGAAATGGCTGAAAATGGAGTGCCTGTAGAAGAAAGGAAATTTGGAGAGGGCTATTACCTAAGGCCTCAATTTGTTCAACCATACCGTTGTAAAAATGTACTTATTAAAGGGGTAACTATTGTCAATTCCCCGATGTGGATATTGAACCCGGTATTATGTGAGAATGTAACTATCGAAGGAGTTACAGTAGAGAGCCATGGTCCAAATTCTGATGGTTGTGATCCTGAATCCTGCAAAAACGTATTGATCAAAGATTGCTTTTTCAATACCGGTGATGATTGTATTGCCATCAAATCTGGAAGGAACGCAGATGGAAGGCGAATTGACGTTCCCAGTGAAAATATCATCATCCAAAACTGTAAAATGGCTGATGGCCATGGAGGAGTGGTAATAGGAAGTGAAATATCCGGAGGGGTCAAAAATGTTTTTGCGGAAAATTGCGAAATGAACAGTCCACATCTTGACAGGGCATTAAGAATAAAAACCAGTTCCATGCGTGGTGGTGTGATCGAAAATATTTATTTAAAAAATATTCAGGTTGGACAAGTGGCCCAGCAGGTTGTGCGGGTCAACATGTTCTATGAAGATTCAGGTGCCTATGTGCCTACGGTAAGGAATATTCAGGTGGAAAATATGGACGTAAAAAATGGGGGTGAGGTTGGCATTTTGCTGGAAGGTTATGAAAATAGCCCGGTTGAAAATTTGTTGCTCAAAAATGTCAAAATTGAGGAAGTAAAGGAAAATTACAGTTTTTCCAATGTTAAAAACATTCAATTTGAAAATGTTGAAATTAATGGTTCGAAAATTGACCTTGAGCAACCATGA
- a CDS encoding pectinesterase family protein, whose translation MKKIILWVISSFLITGLLFACNSEEDTTPQQEDEDNEPIEFKYVVDINGSGDFTSVQEAIDAAPDHLFVPTYVLIKNGTYKEEITVPKGKDNLVLVGESVENVILTYDNAAEKVDPETNQTYGTSGSSSTFIHGKGFVALNITFENSAGRDYGPALAIYVNSDQSVFYNCRFLGRQDTFYGNRKRMYLKNCYIEGTVDFIFGPATAVFEDCEIHGYGGTSITAASTEPYVNFGFVFRNCKLTAESGVKTDLGRPWRPYAAVAYLETEMADFVKPEGWNNWGNADNEATARFAEYKNTGPGSNLSQRVEWMNVLSDAEAEKYETLNVFKTTYAENSVEDNWDPYEVLDQVSELIE comes from the coding sequence ATGAAAAAAATAATTTTGTGGGTAATCAGTAGTTTTCTGATTACCGGTTTGCTGTTTGCCTGTAATAGTGAGGAGGATACCACTCCTCAGCAGGAAGATGAGGATAATGAGCCCATTGAATTCAAATATGTAGTGGATATTAATGGCTCTGGAGATTTTACTTCCGTACAGGAAGCTATAGATGCTGCACCGGATCATTTATTTGTACCCACCTATGTCTTGATCAAAAATGGGACTTACAAGGAGGAAATCACTGTTCCCAAAGGAAAAGATAATTTGGTATTAGTGGGGGAAAGCGTGGAAAACGTGATTCTCACTTATGACAATGCAGCTGAAAAAGTAGACCCTGAGACCAACCAAACCTATGGCACTAGTGGCTCCTCAAGTACCTTTATCCATGGTAAAGGCTTTGTTGCCCTTAATATCACCTTTGAAAACAGTGCAGGCAGAGATTATGGCCCTGCATTGGCCATATATGTCAACAGTGATCAATCTGTATTTTACAATTGCCGTTTTTTGGGTAGACAGGATACCTTTTATGGTAACAGGAAAAGGATGTACCTGAAGAACTGTTATATTGAGGGAACTGTGGACTTTATTTTCGGTCCTGCGACTGCCGTTTTTGAAGATTGTGAAATTCATGGATATGGAGGCACCTCCATAACAGCTGCCTCCACCGAACCTTATGTTAATTTTGGCTTTGTTTTCCGCAATTGTAAATTAACCGCTGAAAGTGGAGTAAAAACTGATCTGGGAAGACCATGGCGGCCATATGCTGCAGTAGCTTACCTAGAAACGGAGATGGCCGATTTTGTTAAACCAGAAGGCTGGAACAACTGGGGTAATGCTGATAATGAAGCAACAGCCCGGTTTGCTGAATATAAAAATACTGGGCCTGGATCCAACCTAAGCCAAAGGGTGGAATGGATGAATGTGCTTTCAGATGCTGAGGCTGAGAAATATGAAACCTTAAATGTATTCAAGACGACTTACGCAGAAAATAGTGTAGAGGATAATTGGGATCCCTATGAGGTATTGGATCAAGTATCGGAATTGATAGAATAA
- the yiaK gene encoding 3-dehydro-L-gulonate 2-dehydrogenase, which yields MTDIRIPFSEIKDILKKVLTRYDFDPERAGLGAQLFAQANLDGVPSHGVNRFLSFLTFIQKGYVFPENLPELLGNFGALERWDGQLGPGNLNAHQCMERAIYLAKTHGIGCVALQNTNHWMRAGNYGWQAVEAGCIGVCFTNTKPNMPAWGGKEPKLGNNPIVIAIPREKGPVVLDMAVSQYSYGKMDIFRREGKEMPYDAGFDNEGKLSRSPSEIIREELALPIGLWKGAGLALMLDLLATLLSGGHGTWQIGNNGAEFGVSQVFLVFDPEKLGMEDWMEEKSDEIIDDLVQSKAFRDYESVRYPGENTLKIRKENMEKGVPVNEEKWNEILKLLP from the coding sequence ATGACAGATATTAGAATTCCTTTTTCAGAAATTAAAGACATCCTGAAAAAAGTCCTTACCCGATACGATTTTGATCCGGAAAGGGCCGGCCTTGGTGCCCAACTCTTTGCCCAAGCCAACCTGGATGGAGTACCTTCCCATGGAGTTAACCGGTTTTTAAGTTTTTTGACCTTTATTCAAAAAGGGTATGTGTTTCCTGAAAATCTGCCTGAGCTTCTGGGCAATTTTGGTGCTTTAGAACGATGGGATGGTCAATTGGGCCCTGGAAACCTTAACGCCCATCAATGTATGGAACGTGCCATTTATTTGGCCAAAACCCATGGAATAGGTTGTGTGGCATTGCAAAATACCAATCACTGGATGCGGGCCGGTAATTACGGTTGGCAAGCAGTGGAGGCCGGGTGCATTGGGGTTTGTTTTACCAATACCAAACCCAATATGCCTGCTTGGGGAGGAAAAGAACCCAAATTGGGTAATAATCCCATTGTAATTGCTATTCCCCGGGAAAAAGGCCCGGTGGTTTTGGATATGGCAGTTTCCCAATATTCCTATGGGAAAATGGATATTTTTAGAAGGGAAGGAAAAGAAATGCCCTATGATGCGGGATTTGACAATGAAGGGAAATTGTCCAGGTCTCCTTCAGAAATTATCAGGGAAGAACTTGCTCTGCCCATTGGCCTTTGGAAAGGGGCAGGTTTGGCATTGATGCTGGATTTATTAGCCACTTTATTGTCAGGAGGCCATGGGACTTGGCAGATTGGCAATAATGGAGCGGAATTTGGTGTTTCCCAAGTATTTTTGGTATTCGATCCTGAAAAATTGGGTATGGAAGATTGGATGGAGGAAAAATCCGATGAAATTATTGATGATTTGGTGCAGTCCAAAGCATTCCGGGATTATGAGAGCGTCCGTTATCCTGGAGAAAATACCCTGAAAATCCGCAAGGAAAATATGGAGAAAGGGGTTCCGGTAAATGAGGAAAAATGGAATGAAATTTTAAAGTTATTGCCATGA
- a CDS encoding pectate lyase family protein — MKPNILKFIFLLCLFGTFNFLGCSSTDPDPVDDNDDEEEPYDGPLYAFPGAEGFGQFASGGRGGKVYYVTKLTDDGSQGTLRYGVEKFGARTIVFNVGGTIELQSKLNISNGDLTIAGQSAPGGGITLRNYPVTVDADNIIIRYLRFRMGDTAQQEGDALGGRFHKNIIVDHCSMSWSTDECVSFYANENFTLQWCIIAESLRNSVHDKGAHGYGGIWGGKYASFHHNLLAHHDSRNPRLGEEAGKAFALTDLVDLRNNVIYNWGNNSAYGGEAMNVNIVNCYYKPGPASPSGSKRNRIMSIDKNKNEGTEVYDIWGKFFIDGNTVDGSAQTSEDNWTYGVFNQFHHSYGEVSQEEKDAIKQEEPHDIEDNVSTHTAEKAYDLVLAYAGASLKRDAIDERILNNVMNGNYSHEGSNGSTNGIIDTQSDVGGWPELDSGEPVTDTDKDGIPDTWEDNNDLDPNNADDASKVKSGSHYTYLEVYLNSLIKDFPLE, encoded by the coding sequence ATGAAACCCAATATTTTGAAATTTATCTTTCTCTTGTGTCTGTTTGGGACATTTAACTTTTTGGGATGCAGTTCCACGGATCCTGATCCTGTCGATGATAATGATGATGAGGAAGAACCTTATGATGGCCCCTTGTATGCTTTTCCTGGTGCAGAAGGTTTTGGCCAATTTGCCTCTGGAGGTAGAGGAGGAAAAGTTTATTATGTCACCAAATTGACGGATGACGGCAGCCAAGGGACCCTTAGATATGGGGTGGAAAAATTTGGGGCCAGGACCATCGTCTTCAATGTGGGGGGAACCATTGAGCTCCAATCAAAATTAAATATTTCCAATGGAGATTTGACCATAGCAGGTCAAAGTGCTCCCGGGGGAGGGATTACCCTCAGAAATTATCCTGTAACCGTTGATGCAGACAATATTATTATCCGCTATTTACGATTTAGAATGGGAGATACTGCCCAACAGGAAGGTGATGCTCTGGGTGGTAGGTTTCATAAGAATATTATTGTTGACCATTGTTCAATGAGCTGGTCTACAGATGAATGTGTTTCTTTTTATGCCAATGAAAATTTTACCCTCCAATGGTGTATTATTGCTGAAAGCCTTAGAAACTCCGTCCATGACAAGGGAGCCCATGGTTATGGTGGTATCTGGGGAGGGAAATACGCATCCTTCCATCACAATCTTTTGGCACATCATGATAGCCGGAACCCCAGGTTAGGAGAGGAAGCTGGAAAAGCTTTTGCTTTGACGGATCTTGTGGATCTTAGAAATAATGTCATTTACAATTGGGGAAATAACAGTGCTTATGGTGGAGAGGCCATGAATGTCAATATTGTCAATTGTTACTATAAGCCAGGACCAGCCAGCCCAAGCGGAAGTAAACGAAACCGAATTATGTCCATAGATAAAAATAAAAATGAAGGCACGGAAGTGTATGATATTTGGGGCAAATTTTTTATTGATGGAAATACAGTGGATGGAAGTGCACAAACTTCTGAGGATAATTGGACTTATGGCGTGTTTAATCAATTCCACCACAGTTATGGTGAAGTAAGCCAGGAAGAAAAAGACGCCATCAAACAGGAAGAGCCACATGATATTGAAGATAATGTCTCCACCCATACTGCAGAAAAGGCCTATGATTTGGTATTGGCCTATGCCGGGGCTTCATTAAAAAGAGATGCTATTGATGAAAGAATATTAAATAATGTAATGAATGGTAATTATTCCCACGAAGGATCTAATGGCAGCACCAATGGGATCATCGATACGCAAAGTGATGTAGGTGGCTGGCCAGAATTGGATTCCGGAGAACCGGTTACCGATACTGATAAAGACGGTATTCCAGATACCTGGGAAGATAACAATGACCTTGACCCCAACAATGCTGATGATGCTTCAAAAGTGAAATCAGGCAGTCATTATACTTATTTGGAAGTTTATTTAAATAGTTTGATCAAGGACTTTCCACTTGAATAA
- a CDS encoding pectate lyase family protein — translation MKKRYKILILSTILGFSNLNADAQQMGTSNSGEDKALAFPGADGFGKFTTGGRGGKVYVVTNLNDEGPGSLREAVRKKEPRIIVFGVSGNIILKSPLDINHGDLTIAGQSAPGGGITLQNYPMKIKGDNIIVRYIRSRLGDLEKVQDDAMSCIRNKNIIIDHCSLSWATDECGSFYDNENFTLQWSIISESLNASVHEKGAHGYGGIWGGKKASFHHNLLASHTSRLPRFNGARYHKQPETEIVDFRNNVVYNWKNNSSYGGEEGKHNMVANYYKPGPSTEDKDRLIEPYDPFGKFFLMGNIMEGNEEVTQDNTKGMEGVDDKKKVLVSEPFPFIISHTEEANMAFEKVLASAGASFVRDLVDERLIGEVNAGKSYFGKNKNGIIDSQSDVGGWPQLEKGKAPKDTDLDGMPDKWEKKQNLNPNDPDDSSRYDLEKQYTNVEVYLNGLLD, via the coding sequence ATGAAAAAACGCTATAAAATATTAATTCTAAGTACAATCCTGGGTTTTTCAAATTTGAATGCAGATGCCCAGCAAATGGGTACTTCTAATTCAGGAGAAGATAAAGCATTGGCTTTTCCCGGAGCAGACGGCTTTGGTAAATTCACCACAGGAGGCCGGGGAGGTAAAGTTTATGTGGTGACTAATTTAAATGATGAAGGGCCGGGTAGTTTAAGAGAAGCTGTCCGTAAAAAAGAACCCAGAATCATTGTATTTGGGGTTTCCGGAAATATTATATTGAAATCCCCATTGGATATCAACCATGGTGATCTTACAATCGCAGGCCAAAGTGCTCCCGGCGGAGGCATTACGCTTCAAAACTATCCTATGAAAATCAAGGGAGACAATATAATTGTCCGGTATATCCGGAGTAGACTTGGGGATTTGGAAAAGGTGCAGGATGATGCCATGTCCTGCATTCGCAATAAAAATATCATTATTGACCATTGTTCCCTCAGCTGGGCAACTGACGAATGTGGAAGTTTTTATGACAACGAAAATTTTACCCTTCAATGGTCTATTATTTCTGAAAGTTTGAATGCTTCCGTTCATGAAAAAGGAGCACATGGCTATGGGGGAATTTGGGGAGGCAAAAAGGCTTCCTTTCACCATAATCTGTTGGCAAGCCATACAAGCAGGCTGCCCAGATTTAATGGAGCAAGGTACCATAAGCAACCTGAAACTGAAATAGTTGATTTTAGAAACAATGTGGTTTACAATTGGAAAAACAACAGTTCTTATGGTGGGGAAGAGGGAAAACACAATATGGTTGCGAATTATTATAAGCCGGGTCCTTCTACCGAAGATAAAGACAGATTGATTGAACCCTATGATCCCTTCGGTAAGTTTTTCTTAATGGGGAATATCATGGAAGGAAATGAAGAGGTGACCCAGGATAATACCAAAGGCATGGAAGGTGTGGACGATAAAAAGAAAGTGTTGGTTTCAGAACCTTTCCCATTTATAATCAGCCATACTGAAGAAGCTAATATGGCTTTTGAAAAGGTTTTGGCCAGTGCTGGAGCGAGTTTTGTCAGGGATTTGGTGGATGAACGTCTTATTGGGGAAGTGAATGCTGGAAAAAGTTATTTCGGAAAAAATAAAAACGGCATCATCGATAGTCAATCCGATGTAGGTGGTTGGCCTCAGTTGGAAAAAGGAAAGGCCCCTAAGGATACCGATTTAGACGGTATGCCAGACAAATGGGAAAAAAAGCAAAATTTGAATCCAAATGATCCAGACGATTCCTCAAGATATGATTTGGAAAAACAATACACCAATGTTGAAGTGTATTTAAATGGTTTGTTGGATTAG
- a CDS encoding DUF4957 domain-containing protein: MNKNKFNIPISLVILLLGIVAFSACKEDEEMFERTRLFRPVLNEALYSEANTIIVNMGNLKEAVSYTLEVSRDTFKTVEYVIETDTSYVEIDEELVGEELFWNALYQVRATAHADMDEYDSKVSDLGNVRTQRFPTILNIPESYDVIDVAARVSWTSAGAPVTSIQLYGPEDLRLQNPLLDEPRPITEEERENEELIVEGLEPSTSYQIAMYSEDQLRGWVNYTTLEPDIDPNAAGVIDIRNNESPSAVSDAVAAAPDGAIILVKRGVTYDFPNDNLNKSITIRAAYGFGEQKAKLFTTGNWDIDDGSDIDHIRFIDLELRGEDYGGDYVFNPNRENVHVGELSFDKCEIGTFRGILRVRTSTVVDNYIIKNSVVDSIGGYGLFTVDTEATAQIKNIRFENSTFNKIQWGVTSRSQSESFVIESCTFANFVRPGGGFFRYRGGDGNNNVTNGIVIHNSIFGHAWDESESGSYGYYPVYDGLENTNFDIVNVYSTNDYTPNSGYEIPGLPIGNYTGAQEDLWVDPANNDFNFSDRNFAGRFDTGDPRWRIVL; encoded by the coding sequence ATGAATAAAAATAAATTCAATATACCGATCAGCTTGGTCATCTTACTTTTAGGCATTGTAGCATTCAGTGCCTGTAAGGAAGATGAGGAGATGTTTGAAAGAACCAGGCTATTCAGGCCTGTACTGAATGAGGCTTTGTATTCTGAAGCCAATACCATTATTGTCAATATGGGCAATTTGAAAGAAGCGGTTTCTTATACCCTTGAGGTAAGCCGGGACACCTTTAAAACGGTGGAATACGTAATCGAAACAGACACCAGTTATGTTGAGATTGATGAAGAGCTGGTAGGAGAAGAGTTGTTTTGGAATGCTCTATACCAGGTAAGGGCAACTGCCCATGCTGATATGGATGAATATGATAGTAAGGTTTCTGATTTGGGAAATGTAAGGACCCAACGGTTTCCTACTATCCTGAATATTCCTGAAAGTTATGATGTCATTGATGTTGCTGCCAGGGTAAGTTGGACTTCTGCCGGTGCTCCTGTTACCAGTATTCAATTGTATGGTCCCGAGGATCTTAGGTTGCAAAACCCTCTTTTGGACGAACCAAGACCTATTACCGAGGAAGAACGTGAAAATGAAGAGTTAATAGTTGAAGGTTTAGAACCCTCAACAAGTTACCAGATTGCCATGTACAGTGAAGATCAATTAAGAGGTTGGGTAAATTATACTACCCTTGAGCCGGATATTGATCCAAATGCTGCAGGAGTAATAGATATCCGTAACAATGAAAGCCCGAGTGCTGTATCTGATGCGGTAGCAGCTGCCCCTGACGGAGCAATTATCTTAGTGAAAAGAGGGGTGACCTATGATTTCCCTAATGATAATTTGAACAAATCAATTACCATTAGAGCTGCTTATGGTTTTGGAGAACAAAAAGCCAAGCTTTTCACCACAGGAAACTGGGACATTGATGATGGCTCTGATATAGACCATATTAGATTCATTGACCTTGAATTAAGAGGTGAAGATTATGGTGGGGATTATGTATTCAATCCTAACCGTGAAAATGTTCACGTTGGAGAATTGAGCTTTGATAAGTGCGAAATCGGTACTTTCAGGGGAATCCTAAGGGTAAGAACCTCTACAGTAGTTGATAATTACATCATCAAAAACTCTGTAGTGGATAGTATTGGTGGATATGGGTTGTTTACCGTTGATACCGAAGCAACAGCTCAAATCAAAAATATCCGCTTTGAAAATTCCACATTCAACAAAATTCAATGGGGTGTCACTTCCAGAAGTCAGTCCGAATCTTTTGTAATCGAAAGCTGTACTTTCGCCAACTTTGTTCGGCCTGGTGGCGGTTTCTTCCGCTACAGAGGAGGAGATGGTAATAATAATGTAACCAATGGAATTGTTATCCACAACAGTATCTTTGGTCATGCCTGGGATGAAAGTGAATCTGGAAGTTATGGATATTATCCCGTTTATGATGGTCTTGAAAATACCAATTTCGATATAGTCAATGTGTATTCTACAAACGATTATACTCCTAATAGCGGTTATGAAATACCAGGGTTGCCAATTGGAAACTATACTGGTGCTCAGGAGGACCTGTGGGTAGATCCAGCCAATAACGATTTCAACTTCTCGGATAGAAACTTTGCGGGTAGATTTGATACAGGAGATCCACGTTGGAGAATCGTATTATAA
- a CDS encoding RagB/SusD family nutrient uptake outer membrane protein — MKLRYLIFAASLLLSSCDDFLEPESLSTFDTNYVFSNVDDARKGVNAIYSHFGQDAFRSRLSNNMTGNTDIERQSGWTSNGDRYQIWNLEALPSNRDLEIVWTFAYQAIRDANIAIEGLMASGKLESNDVAEARTMNQLLGEAYTLRAYWYSMLTYYFGDVPYIVEAPKAGIEFNLPKSDRNEILSQEIQNLIDVEENMLWADQVPYGIEQVNREYTLGMIARLSLQRGGYYLTPELTKQREPDYLDYYQIAKDYTKKLIDLKDRELPTDFRQIFLNQCKFISPANSDILFEVPFAIGNGDVGWNIGITVEGGTTANHDYGSGNNYMSMPPTYYLSFDTADLRRDVTCGLYKINQEFEQEFIEGNTNISQGKWSRHFLDNPPGASTAKGTGINWPMMRYSDVILMYAEAENELNGPTAEAQEALKRVRRRAFDPALWPSRVDGYVAEVAGSKDTFFEAIVDERAWEFGGEMIRKYELIRWGIYSEKVEETVEGLKELADAAFNGTTNLPDYMYWKLDESGNFTILNPNRRVVAPPDDTWNQEPFLLDLHSDEYGYDQWITRDWANYINGPQPGVVRYIFPIPASAVASSQGTLSNDGYGF, encoded by the coding sequence ATGAAATTGAGATATTTAATATTTGCAGCATCCCTCTTGTTGAGTTCATGTGATGACTTTCTGGAGCCGGAATCCCTTTCGACTTTCGATACCAATTATGTGTTCTCCAATGTAGATGATGCCAGAAAAGGAGTGAATGCGATTTATTCACACTTTGGACAAGATGCTTTCCGATCCAGGTTATCCAATAATATGACGGGTAACACAGACATAGAACGTCAGAGTGGTTGGACCAGTAATGGTGACCGGTACCAAATTTGGAACCTTGAAGCCCTTCCAAGTAACAGGGACCTTGAAATTGTTTGGACTTTTGCTTATCAGGCCATTCGTGATGCTAATATTGCCATTGAAGGCTTGATGGCCAGTGGAAAATTGGAATCCAATGATGTGGCTGAAGCCCGAACCATGAACCAATTATTGGGAGAAGCCTATACTTTGAGGGCTTATTGGTACAGCATGTTAACTTATTACTTTGGGGATGTGCCATATATCGTTGAGGCTCCTAAAGCTGGTATCGAATTTAACTTGCCAAAATCCGACAGGAATGAAATTCTTTCCCAGGAAATACAAAACTTGATCGATGTAGAGGAAAATATGCTTTGGGCAGATCAGGTACCTTATGGTATTGAGCAGGTAAACCGTGAATATACCTTGGGAATGATTGCCCGGTTATCTTTGCAAAGAGGTGGTTATTATTTAACTCCTGAATTGACCAAGCAAAGGGAACCTGATTACCTGGATTACTATCAAATTGCCAAGGATTATACCAAAAAGTTGATAGATCTTAAGGACAGGGAATTGCCTACTGATTTCAGACAGATATTCCTGAACCAGTGTAAATTTATTTCTCCTGCAAATTCTGATATTTTGTTTGAAGTTCCTTTTGCCATAGGTAATGGGGATGTGGGATGGAATATTGGTATTACAGTAGAAGGTGGAACCACTGCCAATCATGATTATGGCTCTGGTAACAATTATATGTCCATGCCACCTACGTATTATTTGTCCTTTGATACCGCAGATCTCAGAAGAGATGTGACTTGCGGGTTGTACAAAATAAATCAGGAGTTTGAACAGGAGTTTATCGAAGGAAATACCAATATTTCCCAAGGGAAATGGAGCCGTCACTTCCTGGATAACCCTCCAGGTGCATCCACTGCCAAAGGTACCGGTATCAACTGGCCTATGATGAGATATTCTGATGTGATTTTGATGTATGCCGAAGCTGAAAATGAATTGAACGGACCAACTGCCGAAGCTCAGGAGGCCCTGAAAAGAGTAAGAAGAAGGGCTTTTGATCCTGCCTTGTGGCCTTCAAGAGTGGATGGTTATGTGGCTGAGGTTGCAGGAAGCAAGGATACATTCTTTGAAGCTATTGTGGACGAAAGAGCCTGGGAATTTGGCGGAGAAATGATACGGAAATATGAATTGATCCGCTGGGGAATTTACTCTGAAAAGGTAGAAGAAACCGTTGAAGGATTGAAAGAATTAGCTGATGCTGCCTTTAATGGAACGACCAACCTTCCAGACTATATGTATTGGAAGCTGGATGAAAGCGGTAATTTCACTATTTTAAATCCAAACAGAAGGGTAGTCGCTCCACCAGATGATACATGGAACCAAGAACCATTCCTATTGGACTTGCACAGCGATGAATATGGATACGATCAATGGATCACCAGGGACTGGGCCAATTACATCAATGGACCTCAACCAGGTGTTGTTCGTTATATTTTCCCGATTCCGGCTTCTGCCGTTGCTTCTAGCCAGGGAACGCTGTCCAATGATGGCTATGGATTTTAA